Proteins from one Candidatus Aegiribacteria sp. genomic window:
- a CDS encoding prepilin-type N-terminal cleavage/methylation domain-containing protein, whose amino-acid sequence MKKGFTLIELMIVVVIIGILAAIAIPKFSSVKDQAEQVSCRSNLRTFGTGESMYYGMYGAYGTLAELAAGGASAIMGNATSISCPASGAYTVVPAAPTTTYAIGCNVVAPLTHGSINDGIVSW is encoded by the coding sequence ATGAAAAAAGGTTTCACCCTCATCGAGCTGATGATCGTTGTGGTCATCATCGGTATCCTTGCTGCCATAGCGATACCGAAGTTCTCAAGTGTTAAAGACCAGGCGGAGCAGGTTTCCTGCAGAAGCAACTTAAGGACCTTTGGAACAGGCGAATCCATGTACTACGGAATGTACGGTGCGTATGGCACGCTTGCTGAGCTTGCAGCTGGTGGAGCAAGCGCGATAATGGGAAATGCAACGTCTATCAGCTGTCCAGCCAGCGGTGCTTACACTGTAGTCCCGGCTGCGCCGACGACTACTTACGCAATAGGGTGTAATGTTGTTGCACCTCTTACCCACGGTAGTATCAATGATGGCATAGTCTCCTGGTAG
- a CDS encoding sigma-54 dependent transcriptional regulator: MNRPVSVMIVDDEKPMLEWLSILLEEHGYDVSCCSNGEQAVEAGLKSMPDILVVDMKMPGISGFEVLTKLQEKFPGLIGIIMTAFSSVDSAVKAMREGATDYLVKPFEVDQLLIAIEKALSERELKRENRELKKKVRSKYTVDGIIGKSKPIVELLEKVRMVADKDSTVLITGESGTGKELIARAIHSISSRSDKPFLAVNCGSISRNLLESELFGHMKGSFTGAHKDKEGLLVAARGGTFFLDEVGELDRELQVKLLRALQERQVLPVGGTGHVPFSARIISATNADLGKMVRNDNFRTDLYYRLNVIPLHVPALRERRSDIPFLLSKFLEDYSGETGEQIKTVTSEARQILFDYSWPGNIRELENLVERLCVMTRSNEIGASDIPDFVKLPGEIQQITADSKTRAEQPAFNNPTLEKIEKAYTLYVLEHEARGQKRLAAKILGINESTLYRRLEKYSQDQEIP; this comes from the coding sequence GTGAACAGACCTGTTTCTGTAATGATAGTTGACGATGAAAAGCCCATGCTGGAATGGCTTTCCATACTTCTTGAAGAGCATGGTTACGATGTATCGTGCTGTTCAAACGGAGAACAGGCTGTAGAAGCCGGACTGAAATCAATGCCGGATATACTGGTTGTTGATATGAAGATGCCCGGAATAAGCGGTTTTGAAGTTCTTACGAAACTCCAGGAGAAATTCCCCGGCCTTATAGGTATCATCATGACAGCCTTTTCCAGTGTGGATTCTGCGGTTAAAGCAATGAGAGAAGGGGCAACAGATTACCTTGTAAAACCCTTCGAAGTTGACCAGCTTCTGATAGCGATAGAGAAAGCCCTCAGCGAAAGGGAGCTTAAGAGGGAGAACAGAGAACTGAAGAAGAAAGTTCGTTCAAAATATACTGTAGACGGTATAATCGGGAAATCCAAACCCATTGTTGAACTGCTTGAAAAAGTGAGAATGGTGGCCGATAAGGACAGTACCGTGCTTATAACAGGTGAAAGCGGCACCGGGAAGGAGCTTATAGCCAGGGCTATTCACAGCATCAGTTCCAGATCGGACAAACCTTTCCTCGCGGTCAACTGTGGCAGTATTTCCAGAAATCTTCTGGAAAGTGAACTCTTTGGCCACATGAAGGGTTCGTTCACAGGCGCTCACAAGGACAAAGAAGGGCTTCTTGTGGCAGCGAGAGGAGGTACGTTCTTTCTGGATGAAGTAGGTGAACTGGACAGGGAACTTCAGGTAAAGCTGCTCAGAGCTCTTCAGGAGCGTCAGGTGCTTCCTGTCGGTGGAACCGGACATGTCCCGTTTAGTGCCAGGATAATATCGGCAACCAACGCTGATCTCGGTAAAATGGTGAGGAATGACAATTTCAGAACAGACCTTTATTACAGGTTGAACGTTATTCCTCTTCATGTTCCCGCCCTGCGGGAGAGAAGATCCGATATCCCATTTCTTCTTAGTAAATTCCTGGAAGACTATTCCGGTGAAACCGGCGAACAGATTAAAACTGTTACCTCTGAAGCAAGACAGATTCTGTTCGATTACAGCTGGCCCGGCAATATTCGGGAGCTGGAAAACCTTGTTGAGAGACTCTGCGTGATGACCCGAAGTAACGAAATTGGAGCGAGCGATATTCCGGATTTCGTAAAGCTCCCCGGGGAAATACAGCAAATAACTGCGGATTCCAAAACAAGAGCAGAGCAGCCTGCCTTTAATAATCCCACACTGGAGAAGATAGAAAAGGCATATACGCTGTACGTCCTGGAACACGAGGCCAGGGGTCAGAAACGCCTTGCGGCAAAGATACTGGGAATTAACGAAAGCACATTGTACAGAAGACTGGAGAAGTATTCACAGGATCAGGAAATTCCGTGA